A window of Acropora muricata isolate sample 2 chromosome 6, ASM3666990v1, whole genome shotgun sequence genomic DNA:
ttttctttgttgtggtttttaTCCACTGTTTTAAGGCAGATTCGTCTGCCCCGATTACAGGAGATTCGTCTCCATTGTTTTAGTGTGGATTCGTCCACTGTTGCTTATAAAGCTTGGCTTTATGGCTCTTATCAATTTACGTTTAGATTTATTTTGGCATTAAAAGGAAGCTGCTGCGTCAACTGTTTGTCTGACAGGCTTTCCTTGCCACTTCTTTTGTTAGATGTTGTTGCTTATAAAGCTTGGCTTTATGGCAGCTTATGCTGTTATTTTGTTTGAGGATTCGTCCTCAACTTTATGGATTCGtccattgtttttgtttgttgtggtTTTATCCACTTTTTCAGGGCAGATTCGTCTACCCCAATTACAGGAGATTTGTCTCCATTGTTTTTGTGTGGATTCGTCCACTGTTGCTTATAAAGCTTGGCTTTATGGCTGTTACCGCTGCagaattgttatttttctatCTTTAATCGGATTGACGTTACGTGGACATTACATGATTTACTTAGTAGGAAACTTTGTGACCCGGATGAGAACACATGTTATATTTTGGTCGTGTTGAGTTTTGAGACTGGACTTGTGGAATAAATTATggttaaaaattataaatgttGTTGAGTTGAAGTATCAGCAACATTTTTCTGGTCACTGGAAGCCGGATAGAACGAGCGAATCGAAGAAGTGGTGTTGAATTTGGGAATTTGGTATGGAAAAAAGCGATCGGCGATGGCGGACGCTCTTCGGATTTAACTCACAAAACCCAAACAGTGAGTACGAAAAATATGAGTGTAAAAAACAAACATGCTGCGGTCAAAAGAAGAATAACTAACACTCTGAAGAAATTAGATTCAACTATTGAACAATATGGACGAAAAGCTATAATTCGTGGCTATGTAAACAATCTGCAAGAATATCTCAAAGAAGCGAAAGACCTTAATGATGAACTCATCTCTGTAATCCCAGAGAAAGAACACGAAACCGCTTTAAATTGGTACGAGGAACAGCTAGAAAGAATTCAAGAGGCTAAATTGGGGGCTAACGTGCACCTTGATGAAAGAGCAGAAGAAAGTTCTAGCGGATTGAGCTCTGTTAAAGTAAGCTTAAGCAAAACCTTTACTATGGCACGATCCTCCCAAGTAGCCGCAATTCGGGCAAAAATGACCTCAGcggaaatcaaagcaaaacaattagCCTTGGAGGAACAGCGAAGAATTGAGGAGTTCGAAAAACAACTGGAGGTTAAAAGAAAGCTTGAACTTGTTCAAGACGAAGCTGAAAGGCTCAAATTCAAGGCTGAAGAAAGAAGACAGAATCAGGAAGCCAAGGACGAGGCTGCACGCCTCGCAGCAGAAGCAGCAATCTTTGAAAAGGTGCAAAGTGAAGATCATGACCCTGAAGCTCTAcctaatcgattgtttgattttGCAGATGAATCTTTGGAATTTGAACAATCAGCTGCTGTGGTGGGACACTTACCCATAATCCCTAAACCTCTCACTGGTATTTCCCATGAAGCAGAAGTGAATCGTGGAAATGTATTGTCAAGCAACGTCACTGCAGAAGTTGTTAAAACATCATCATTACAACAGCCAAAGCCAGCTGTTTAATTCGAGGTCCCTGAGACACCAAGGTCcgataaaacaaaagaaacaatgcCATCTTATTACTCATGGATTGGGGATTTACCAGAACAGCCATCAGCTTTAACAAGTACAAACAACCAGAAACCCTTGCTTTGTGGTCATTCTGCTCATGACTCTCTCCCTAAACTACAACTAGACAAGTTTGATGGTGATCCTTTACACTGGTCTGATTGGTCTTCAATGTTTAAATCAATTGTTCATGATGCTAAAGTTTCCCTTAATGGAAAAATGCAACATCTTCAGAATTCTGTCACTGGAAGAGCTAAGTCTGCGATTGAAGGATATGGTTATACGGTGGGGATTCTTTCTATGAAGCACTGAAGGAGCTGGAATCCAGATTTGGCAAACCCTGTCTTGTTGTGAAAGTCACATTGCACAGACTCCGGAAGACAGCTCGTGTACAAAATGAAAAACCTCAAGAAGTTAGGAACTTGTCTGATGTTGTGTCGACTACTGTGTGGACTTCAAAGAAGTTTGGTTATGAAAGTGACCTGAAAGTGGGAAGTAACATTTCCCTCGCTGTTGACAAGCTGTCTCAAGAGCTGAAAATCAAATGGAAAGACAACACCAAAGCTACCAATTTGGAAAGGCCTAGTCTTGTTGACTTCAGTTTGTGGTTAAAGGGTCAGGCCGATATTTATGATGGTTGCTATCCAAAGGTGTCGGGCAGGTTTTCATCTCAACCTCCCAAGAATAAAACTCGGTTTGGTGGGTCTAGTGGAATGATGGAGAGACAAAACACTTTCTTTAGTAACTTTGTATCTCGTCCCAAGCCAACAAATTCCTCTTGCGTCATGGGAGATGGGCAGGGACACCAGTTATATTCTTGCCCCAAGTTGAAGGCCCTAAGTGTGCAAGAACGCCTTGATGAAGTACGAAAACATGGGTTGTGCTTCTCTTGCCTCAGTCCCCAACATTGGTTAAGTAATTGTTCAAATCAGAAACAGTGTGGCGTAAATGGGTGTTCACGATCACACAATGcgtttttgcataaattaaggAATGTTGCTTCAATAGAGAATAGTGACGTGGTATCAGCCACTAACCCAGTGGTTCAAACAGCTGTTGGTTCATCTACTGAACATTCTAACTCATCCCATAGAAGTAGTCACACCTCTGTATTGTTACAAGTGGTACCAGTAACCCTCTTTGGTCCAAAGGGATACTTTAACACTCACGCAATGTTGGACACAGGAAGTACTTGTAGCTTGCTGCTAGCAGATGTTGCTGAAAAGCTTGGTTTGGATGGTCCATTCGAAAGTGTGCTCTTAAATGGAATCCAGAAAACATCTGAGCTGTTGACAAAGCGTATTAATACGCAAGTCGGTCCAGTAAATGACTTTGGTACCCAATATGATGTGAATGGAGTTCTTCTGGTTAATCACCTGAATGTGCCAGAGAAAAAAGTGAAACTCCAGGAGCTACAAGAAAAGTGGCCATACCTCTCAAGTTTGGAGCTGATTGAAGTCACAGGGACTCAAGTCACTTTACTCCTTGGAAGCGATGTCGCAGAACTCATTGTTCTCCTGGAAATAGGGCGTGGTCCGAAGGATTGCCCTGTTGGTGTGCATACTAGGATTGGTTGGACTGTTACTGGTCGTGTACCTAGTTATGTTCAAAGGCAAGAGTCTGTGTGTAAAGTTCATGTGACAACTCTGGACGAGGAGCTCAATGAAACCGTAAAGATGTGGTGGCGAACAGATAACTTTGGTTGCCGTTACGACAACGACACCCAACGCTCAGTCGAAGATGAAAGAGTCATGAAATTCTTAAATGAAAGTACACGGAAGGTGGATGGTCGCTAAGAGGTTCCCTTGATTTGGTGCGATAAACATGTTAATCTTCCTGACAACTTCCCCGCTGCAGCTCGGCAgcttaaatttctcgagaagaGACTTAGTCGTGATCCTGAGTTAGCTACAAACTATAAGAAAACTATTGACATGGACCTGGAAAAAAGATACATCATAAGGCTTACTAAAGAGGAGGCGGGTGCCCCAGTCACGCGCAAATGGTACCTTCCTCATCACCCTGTCATCAACCCTGAGAAACCTGGTAAGGTTCGACGAGTATGTGATGATGCTGCAAAGTTTCAAGGCTCATCGTTGAACAGCCATCTTCTAAGCTGCCCAGATTTGCTAAACAACCTTGTTGGAATCTTCATGCAATTTCAAGAAGAAAAGGTAGCACTTTCGGGAGACATTGAAGCAATGTTTAATCAAGTTGCCATCCCGGAAGCAGATCAAGGTGCACTTCGTTTTCTGTGGCGTCAATCTCCTGAATCACCGATTGAAGTCTACCGGCAAAGCTATGGAAATACAACAACAACTCGCTGAAATGCTTAACCTGGGAGGTTTCCACTTGACCAAGTGGATCTCAAATGAGAAAGAAGTGATCGAGCAAATATCAGAGTCGGAAAAAGCCCCCTCTGTCAAGGTCTTGGATGAAAATATCGTGATGCCTGTGGAACGTGCTCTTGGTGTCAGCCGGGACACCAATTCAGATTGTTTTGTCTATGGGGGTGTGAAGAGAAACATAGCGGACACTCGTTGCAAGATGCTGAGCCTGATAGCATCACTCTTTGATCCCACTGGATTCCTAGCTCCATTCCTGGTCAgagcaaaaattcttcttcaGCGAATGTGGCAGTGTGGTATTGGTTGGGATGATGTACTGCCGTAAGAGCTTCTAGAGGAGTGGTCTCAGTGGCAGGAAGAGTTGGATGGAATTTCACAGTTTCGCATCTCCCGTTTCTATCGTCATGTCCCAGACAGTCCATCTGCTATTGAGCTTCATGTCTTTGGGGATGCAAGCGAACAGGCATTCTGCTCAGTGGCTTATTTGAGATTCTGCTATGCCAGTGGAGCAGTGAAATATGCATTTGGTATGGCCAAGACCTGGGTAGCACCCAAGAAACCCTTAAGCATACCAAAACTTGAATTGCAGGCTGCTGTTTTGAGTGCGAGATTATCGTTGGTAGTCATCAAGGAACATGATTATATCATTGACTCTACCTATTTCTGGACAGATAGCAGTTCTGTGTTTCAGTGGATTCGTGGGGTGTAAGCGACACCCTGCCTTTATCGCTAACCGAATTGGTGAGATCCTGGATTCAACTGACCCCTGTCAATGGAATCACTGTCCAGGACTGTTAAACCCAGCTGATGATGGTAGCAGGGGGCTACCAGTAAATTCGGTTGCATCTGGCAGTCGTTGGCTAAATGGTCCTGCATTCTTGCTCCTTCCTGAAGAGAAATGGCCAAAGGGAAATTCAACACTTGAACCCCCCAAGCAATATATTGATGACCCACAAACTCAAGAGAAAGCTGTTACCTGCATTGATGAAGTGAAAGATATGAAGAACCAGATTGAGCACTTTTCCCCAGCTAAGTACTCATCTCTGACAAAGTTTCTCAGAGTAACTGCGTACCTTTCCCGGTTTATCTATAACTGTAGGCACTCGAAATCAGAACGTCGTGTTGGTACTTTGCTGGTTGAGGAAATAGAGCAGGCCCGAAAGTTTTGGGTCCGCAGTACCCAAGTGGAATCATTTCCTCAAGAGGTTGCAGCCCTCAAGTCGAAACAACTTGTTTCAAGCAAGAGCAGATTGGTATCACTATCACCCTTTCTTGATGAACAGGGAATTGTTTGTGCCGGTGGTCGAATTGAGAGAGCCGACATTCCATTTTGCAGTCGTCACCCGATACTGCTATCACCCGATCATGAGTTCACCCGTCTTATCATCATGGATTGCCATGAGAGACTGAAACATGAAGGAGTGGACCATGTCAGTAATGAGTTAAGACAACAATATTGGATCTTGCGCTGTCGAGCTACAGTACGAGAGATTCTCCATCAGTGTTCTTACTGCCGAAGGCGAAAAGCAAAACCCGTCCCACCCATGATGGTGAGTCTCCCTTCTGATCGTCTACAGGTTGCACCAGCATTCTCTAAAGTTGGCGTGGATTTCTTTGGACCACTTAGGGTGAAGCATCTAAGGAAGCAGGAGAAGAGATATGGCTGTCTCTTTACTTGCCTGGTGACTAGAGCAGTTCATTTGGAAGTTGCATTTTCGTTATCTACTGATTCCTTCATTATGTGTCTTAGACGGTTTATTGCTAGAAGGGGTAAAGCAACTGTCATATACTCTGACAAAGGAACAAAATTTGTTGGAGCGAACCGTGAGTTACGCGAGTGTATCAATGATTGGAACCAAGACATGATTGGAAGGGTGTTGAGTCAAGAAGGAATTTAGTGGGTGTTCAACCCTCCAGCGGCGCCTCATATGGGAGATGTGTGGGAGCGCCTCGTGAGATTGTACAAGAAAGCGCTAGATGTCCTACAGAATCAAGTCCTTACTGACGAAGTATTGTTAACCGCCTTTGCTGAAGTGGAATGGCTTGTGAACAGTCATCCCCTGACCGAAATAAGCTCTGATGTGGATGATCTTGAAGCCCTACCAGCGAATCACTTCATCATTGGAAGAGGAACTCTCAACTTACCACCCGGTGTCTTTGTTGACAAGGAGATCTCGAGTCACAAACGTTGGTGTCAAGCACAAGTAGTTGTGACCCACATTTGGAATCGGTGGTTACGAGAGTACCTACCTGGTCTGATTTTCCGTAAGAAATGGCTACAGCCCACCGCTAATGTCAAGATTGGAGATTTGGTACTAGTTTCTGAGCACGCAGTCCCAAGGGGTTTCTAGCCTCTTGGAAGAATCGTAAAAGTCTTTCCTGGACATGACAATGTTGTACGATCAGCTGAAGTTAAGACTAAGTTTGGTGTAATGAAACGTCCTGTAACTAAACTGGCGTTACTTGAAGAGTGTTCGCCCGATTAGATGTGTTGAACACGGGGGGAGGATGTTACCGCCGCagaattgttatttttctatCTTTAATCGGATTGACGTTATGTGGACATTATATGAAGTACTTAGTAGGAAACTTTGTGACCCGGATGAGAACACGTTATATTTTGGTCGTGTTGAGTTTTGAGAAACCTGGCTGGACTTGTGGAATAAATTATggttaaaaattataaatgttGCTGAGTTGAAGTATCGGCAACAATGGCTTTTATCAATTTACATTTAGATTTATTTTGGCATAGAAAGGAAGCTGCTGCGTCGACTGTTTGTCTGACaggctttccttgccatttcttttggtttttccCATGACTGGTTTTCTGTTAAACTGTCACTGTAAGAATATTGTTTTGGGTAGTTTCTGACCATTAAGTATTGAGGTCTTGACCCTTCCTGTTATAAGGGTCATAGCTTTTGTATTGATGCTGCAGATGCCGGAATGTCTTATTCACAGATAAGGGTCTTAGGGTGTTGGAAGTCCGATGCATTCCACAAATATGTAAGAATCCCTTCACTGTCCACATAGTTAGGTAAGCTAAGGCTTAGCAGCATCCTGTGGAGGAGGTTGCTGCTTTCTGCCCCTATAGTACTCTGGACTGATTACTGACTTGCGAGGAGAGCAGTTGTCACCAGTTCAGGGTCACGTAGTGGTGATATTCTAGGGATTTAGTTTTCCATTATTTTAAATAGGGGCTGACTTGCATGGGCAGCAGCCTCCCATTTAATTTCACTCCTATTTTTCTATCTTAATTTTGTGGTGTGGTGCTGCATGCTGCCAGTAggtaattattaaatttttatttactttattaGGGTTGGCTGGCAAGGGCAGCAGTCTCCCATTTTCTATGGTGTTTTCTTGCATCAAGTTACTTGTAATATCAGTTTCTGCTTTGACATGCATGTACAATTATTCAGGGCCTGacttgcaagggcagcagtctCCTGTTTTTATCTATTCTTTCATCTGTTTGCCCAGGTTGTTCTAATGCCTGTcagacagcttgtcaaatttatCTTAAATCTTTGACATCTTGGGGGGTAGACTTGCTAGGGCAGCGGCTCCCCAGTCTCCAGGTTTATCCAGTTTTAGGTATTGGTGGTATTCTAAGGATTTTAATTTTCCATTATTTTAATAGGGCTCACTTGCATGGGCAGCAGCCTCCCACTTAATTTCGTTCCTATATTTCTATCTTAATTTTGTGGTGTGGTGCTGCATGCTGCCAGTAGATATCAAATTTCTATTTACTTTATTGGGGTTGGCTGGCAAAGGCAGCAGTCTCCCATTTTCTATGATACTTTCTTGCATCAAGTTAATTGTAATATCAATTTCTACTTTTACATGCACATACAATTATTCAGGGCCTGacttgcaagggcagcagtctCTTGTTTTTATCTATTCTTTCATCTTTTTGCCCAGGTTGTTGCAATGCCTGTCAGTTAGCATGTCAATTTCATCTTAAATCATTGACATCTTGGGGGGCTGCTTCCTAGGAGAGCCGCTCCCCAGTTACCAGGTTTTTTGCAATTGACATTGTCTCAGTTTATATTAACCTTGTACCTTTCCTCCTATTACCTATTCATGGGGAGGAGGAGGACGTTGTTTGCAAGGGCAACAGTTCCTTTTCcctctttgtttatttttccggTGCTGCATTTCCTTTTGGGTGGGAATAGCATCATTTCTTCATGCTTTTGGCGTTTTTGAGTGCCCTCACCTTTGCTGGGCCAGAAAAATCTTTAATTTTGATCcttgtaaattttatttatgTGTGATTGGGAGGATGGGAGAAAACATAAATGTATACGTGCTAGCACTTATAGCAAGTGTAATTCATAGAGTGCTGGAGTAATGTGAGAATACTTCCCGATATCAAAAGCGGCGCTAAGATCGAGCAATTAGCAAGGTGACCTCTTCATTTTCATGAGATATCATTCATGACTCTAACAGGAGCCGTTTCCGTGCCATGATTTTTACGATATGCAGACTGAAACTCGAGATACAGTGAATGAGACATCATATGGGTGTGTATCTGTTCAAACCTCATCTTTTCAGTCAGCTTTAAAACATACTGCAAGTTGCTAACAAGTCTATAGTTTTTGTATGGAAGGTCTAGCCCAGGCTTCATCAGCAGTGGAAGGACAAGCGCACACTTCCAGTCATCAGCGAATAGCCCAGACTCAACTGACAAATTGATCATTTTCGTTATGATCGGTAAAAGCACGTCAATGCAATCCATCACTAGGGATGTTGGCATAGGGTCTAGAGTGCAGCTTTTCTTTGTACTGCTATTGATGGGCTTGCGAACCTTGCCTTCCGTAAGAAGGCTGAATTTGGAAAGAGGGTGGAGGTGATACTAGGGAGTGTTGGTAGCCCCTGAGCCATGTTATTGAGATTGGATTTGAACCGATGGTCTCAATTTTCTGGATAAAGAAAGTTCCCAGTTGATAAGCCAATTTAATGTTATCATCCACGGGTGGCTACACCCCCCTTGTTATCCCCCTGGTTGAGTAGCTTCTTTACTGCCGAAAATAGGTGGCGCTGACTGCTGCTATTATCCTGGATGAAGTTATGATAGAATTTGCATCGAGCTTCATTCCTCAAAGCTTTcgcattctttttttttgctttgta
This region includes:
- the LOC136921019 gene encoding uncharacterized protein, encoding MPSYYSWIGDLPEQPSALTSTNNQKPLLCGHSAHDSLPKLQLDKFDALKELESRFGKPCLVVKVTLHRLRKTARVQNEKPQEVRNLSDVVSTTVWTSKKFGYESDLKVGSNISLAVDKLSQELKIKWKDNTKATNLERPSLVDFSLWLKGQADIYDGCYPKVSGRFSSQPPKNKTRFGGSSGMMERQNTFFSNFVSRPKPTNSSCVMGDGQGHQLYSCPKLKALSVQERLDEVRKHGLCFSCLSPQHWLSNCSNQKQCGVNGCSRSHNAFLHKLRNVASIENSDVVSATNPVVQTAVGSSTEHSNSSHRSSHTSVLLQVVPVTLFGPKGYFNTHAMLDTGSTCSLLLADVAEKLGLDGPFESVLLNGIQKTSELLTKRINTQVGPVNDFGTQYDVNGVLLVNHLNVPEKKVKLQELQEKWPYLSSLELIEVTGTQVTLLLGSDVAELIVLLEIGRGPKDCPVGVHTRIGWTVTGRVPSYVQRQESVCKVHVTTLDEELNETVKMWWRTDNFGCRYDNDTQRSVEDERVMKFLNETRQLKFLEKRLSRDPELATNYKKTIDMDLEKRYIIRLTKEEAGAPVTRKWYLPHHPVINPEKPGKVRRVCDDAAKFQGSSLNSHLLSCPDLLNNLVGIFMQFQEEKVALSGDIEAMFNQVAIPEADQGALRFLWRQSPESPIEVYRQSYGNTTTTR
- the LOC136921020 gene encoding uncharacterized protein produces the protein MLNLGGFHLTKWISNEKEVIEQISESEKAPSVKVLDENIVMPVERALGVSRDTNSDCFVYGGVKRNIADTRCKMLSLIASLFDPTGFLAPFLVRAKILLQRMWQCGIGWDDVLP
- the LOC136921021 gene encoding uncharacterized protein — encoded protein: MIISLTLPISGQIAVLCFSGFVGCKRHPAFIANRIGEILDSTDPCQWNHCPGLLNPADDGSRGLPVNSVASGSRWLNGPAFLLLPEEKWPKGNSTLEPPKQYIDDPQTQEKAVTCIDEVKDMKNQIEHFSPAKYSSLTKFLRVTAYLSRFIYNCRHSKSERRVGTLLVEEIEQARKFWVRSTQVESFPQEVAALKSKQLVSSKSRLVSLSPFLDEQGIVCAGGRIERADIPFCSRHPILLSPDHEFTRLIIMDCHERLKHEGVDHVSNELRQQYWILRCRATVREILHQCSYCRRRKAKPVPPMMVSLPSDRLQVAPAFSKVGVDFFGPLRVKHLRKQEKRYGCLFTCLVTRAVHLEVAFSLSTDSFIMCLRRFIARRGKATVIYSDKGTKFVGANRELRECINDWNQDMIGRVLSQEGI